From Leishmania donovani BPK282A1 complete genome, chromosome 34, the proteins below share one genomic window:
- a CDS encoding amastin-like surface protein, putative, with the protein MFRDDTEGMYGNTPCITLWGFQFDCYSVSYDNRSDHFWGGCHGRRDRFRAAQAFAILSVVVYGTAFVLGLFAVCWCPFFRWVCLILNIVGILTLCIVWASMVVTYYKDEGESCPRVGFFFAYGVGFALFLVAWCLDIINIFLLMIRCEDQKFGESGNPEPSTRHGEEEMK; encoded by the coding sequence ATGTTCCGGGATGACACCGAGGGCATGTACGGCAACACTCCCTGTATCACCTTATGGGGGTTTCAGTTCGACTGCTATAGCGTTTCGTACGATAACAGGTCGGACCATTTCTGGGGAGGgtgccacggccgccgcgaccgctTCCGCGCTGCTCAGGCGTTTGCCATCCTCTCTGTTGTGGTGTACGGCACGGCGTTCGTCCTGGGCTTATTCGCAGTGTGCTGGTGTCCTTTCTTCCGCTGGGTGTGCCTGATTCTCAACATCGTTGGTATCTTGACGTTGTGCATCGTCTGGGCGTCCATGGTGGTGACCTACTACAAGGATGAGGGTGAATCGTGCCCGAGAGTgggtttttttttcgcctaTGGAGTCGGCTTCGCTCTCTTCTTGGTGGCCTGGTGCCTGGATATCATCAACATCTTCTTATTGATGATCCGGTGCGAGGATCAGAAGTTTGGCGAGAGTGGGAATC